From the genome of Arthrobacter sp. SLBN-122:
CGGCGTCATCCTGCTGCCGCTTTACCTCCAGGAAGTCCGTGGCCTGGGCTCGCTCGAAACCGGTCTTGCACTGCTTCCCGGCGGCCTGGCCATGGGCCTGCTGGGCCCGGTCATCGGCCGCGCGTTCGACAAGGTGGGTCCGCTGCCGCTCACCATCACCGGATCCATCCTGATGGTGGTGGCCCTCTGGCAGTTTTCAATGCTCGACGCCGGCACCCCGGTGTGGTGGATCGTGACCTTGCATGTGGGGCTGAGTTTTGGCCTGGCGCTGCTGTTCACGCCCGCCTTCACCACCGGCCTGAACCCGCTTCCGCCGCACCTCTACTCGCACGGGTCAGCGATCATGAGCACCACCCAGCAGGTGGCCGGCGCCGCGGGAACGGCACTCCTGGTGTCCATCTTCGCTGTGGTGAGCGCCGCCTCGGGACTCGTCGCCGGGATGAGCGCAGCCTTCCTGACGGCTACCGTCATAGCCCTTGCCGCCGTCGTACTTTCCGCGATGATGCGCAAGACCGAAGGTGCCGGCGCGGGCCACGGCGCGCACTGACCCAACTACTTACTGGGGGTCAGCCGGCGAAGAACTCGCTCAGTTCCTTGATCAGCCTGTCCGGAGCCTTGATGGCGCCGTCGTGGCCGAGGCCGGGCAGGATGGTGTAGCTGGAGCCGGAAAGCACGTCGTGGATCTGGCCGCAGGCGATGCCGAAGTAGGCGGGGCTCTTTTCGCCCACCACAATCAGGGTCTCCAGGGGAAGCGCCTGGAACGGCTCGGCGGGCATGTCGGCGGCAATGATGGCTTTGATTTCGCGGACGCCGGTGCGCATCAGCTCGCGCTGCTGCTTTCCTTCGGTGGTTCCGGCCGTCAGCTTGTTGGCCAGGGTCAGCATGGACAGCGGCATGCGCGATGAGAAGGAACCGCCGGCTTCAAGGCCCCGCTGGATCACGGCGAGGGCGCGGTCATGGTCTCCAGCGGCGATGGCGCGCTCGTACTCCGCGATCCAGTCGGCCGTGACGCTGCCGTTCACGGAGACGGCGGGGTCGTAGACGGCGAGCCGTTCCACCGGCAGTGTCCGGGCCGCGTGCAGGGCCACGGCGCCGCCGAAGCTGTGCCCAAACACATCGGTGCTGGAGGTGTGCTTCATGACCGTATCCAGGTCGCGGATGTCCACGTCCAGGGTGTAATCGTCGGGCTGCGGGGACGAGGATCCGCGCCCGCGCCGGTTGAAGGTGTGCACCGGGCGGCCCAGGGCGGCGCTCAGTTTCTGGGCGAACTTGGTGTAATCCGCAGCCGTCACCATGGAAGGCGGCACAACCACCACGCCCGAGCCCGCAGAAGCAAGGTCAGCGCCGGTGGAGAAGAGCTCCACAGTGCCGCCGTCGGGGGTCCTGATGTTCTCTCGCGTCATGCTCCGAGCCTAGCCGAGCAAGCCCGGGTGGGGCATCCCGGCGGCCGGAGGCACGCAGGGTCACGCCAAGCGGTTGATGAGGGCCTGGCTCGCCGCGCGGATGGCCGGCAGCCCGTCCCCGAGCCCGCACAGGATCAGCCCGGCGTCGGCAGCCTGCATGGCGGAATCGGTACCGGCGGCGCCGTCCGCGCGGAGGTAGATCAGGGATTCCACCAGCCGGAAGGTGAAGTCGCCGCCGTCCGGTCCGCCCGGCGCGGCTGACGTCCCCGCGCCCAGTTCCCCGTACAGCCGCCTGAGCTCCTGGCGGTGGTTGTGGAACCTGGCGAAGCGGGTGCTCCTGACCTCGGGCAGGTGGTACAGCACGCCAAGGTTCCACCGCGCGCTGCACAGCTGGGTGCCGTCATAAAGCCCGACGGCGTGAAGGCGGCTTCCAGCCGGAGTTTCGGTTTCCGGGTCATCAGTGGGCAGCGCGGACACGGCACGTGCGAACCTCAGCCCGCCGGACACCGTCCCCTCAAGCAGGTCCTCGAGGATATCGTCCTTCGTTTTGAAGTGGTGGTACAGGGAGGACTGCCGGATGCCCACGGCGTCCGCGATGGACCGCGTGGAGGTGCTGGCGAAGCCCTGGGTGGTGAACAGCTCCGCGGCGGCGTCGAGGATTTCGTCGCGGGCGGTGGCGCCCGGCCGCGAGGGCTGCTGGTGGCGGGGGCGGCCCGGTCCGGCGGAAGTCACGGCCCCATTCTTGCACTGCCGGGTGCGCCGAAAACGACCGCCGGGCATTGTGAGGCGACGGAAATCTGCCCGAAACAAGATGTCTATCCGCCTTTTACAGAGGTGAAACTGTTTGGGGACATCCCGCTGGAAAACTATCAAGTGACCGGTAATCAGCAGCCTTCGGCCGAGCGCTGCAGTACCGGGAGGCTTCGCCCCCAAGATCCCTTTCCAGTTCCGGAGATTCCCGATGACATCCACCGTTCTCCCCACCGTCCACCAGGACGATGCAGACCTGACGTCCCTTGGCTACCAGCCCACCCTCCACCGAAAGCTCGGCCGCTACGCTTCCTTTGCCGCCGGCTTCTCGTTCGTTTCCATCCTCACCACCATCTTCCAGCTCTTCGCGTTCGGCTACTCGTTCGCCGGGCCCGCGTTCTTCTGGACCTGGCCGGTGGTCCTGGTGGGCCAGCTGCTGGTGGCCCTGAACTTCGCCGAACTCGCCGCCCGCTACCCCCTGTCCGGTGCCGTGTACCAGTGGGCGCGGCGCGTCGGCGGGGAAGGCGTGGGCTGGTTCGCCGGCTGGTTCATGGCAATCGCCCAGGTGGTCACCGCAGCCGCAGCCGCCATCGCCCTGCAGGTGGTCCTGCCCCAGCTCTGGGACGGGTTCCAGGTGGTGGGCGGCGACCCCGCCCTCAACACGGTGACCGGTGCTTCCAACGCCGTGGTCCTGGGCGCCGTCCTGCTGGTGGCCACCACCATCATCAACTCCCTGGGCGTGAAACTCATGGCCCACGTCAACTCCGTCGGAGTTACCTGCGAGATCGTGGGCGTCGCGGCCGTGATCCTGGCGCTCATCAGCGCCGCCCAGCGCGGCCCGGACGTGGTGGCGGACACCACCGTGCTGCAGGGATCGGACCTCGGTGCCGTGGGAGCCTTCCTGGTCTCGGGGCTGATGGCCGCGTACGTCATGGTGGGCTTCAACTCCGCCGGCGAACTGTCCGAGGAAACCAAGGACCCGCGCCGCACCGCCCCCCGGACCATCCTCTCCGCCCTGCTCATCTCCGGCGTCGGCGGTGCGCTGATGATCATCACCGCCCTGATGGCGGCCCCGAGCCTCGACGACGGCCGCCTGGCCACCGAAGGCCTGCCGTACGTCCTCACAGCGGTCCTGGGCACCTTCTGGGGCAAGGTCCTGCTGGTGGACGTGGCCATCGCCATCTTCGTCTGCACCCTGGCGATCCAGACTGCCGGTTCCCGCCTGGTCTTCTCCATGGCCCGCGACGGCAAGCTCCCGGCGTCGGCCCTGCTCTCCTCCGTTCACCCCACCCGCGGCACGCCCATGTGGCCCTCCATCGTGATCGGGGCCCTTGCAGTTGGAGTGCTGGCCATCAACGTAGGCAACGCCGCCCTGTTCACCACCCTGTGCAGCGTCTGCATCGTGATGGTCTACCTTGCCTACCTCCTGGTCACCGTCCCGCAGTTGCTCAACCGGCTCCGCGGCGACTGGGACAGGGTGGGGCAGACCATGCCGGCAGGCCTCTTCTCCCTGGGCCGCTGGGGCCTTCCGGTCAACGTCCTGGCCGTCCTTTACGGCGGCGTGATGGTCGTCAACCTGGCATGGCCCCGGCCCGAGGTGTACGACCCCTCCGGCGAGAACGGCCTCCTGCTGTGGTCCGCGCCCCTGATGGTCACCGCCGTGCTGCTCCTGGGCCTCTGGGTCAGGAGCCGGAACCTGGCCGCCAAGGCCTGATACGCGCCGTCCTTACTCAATAGCAGACCCAACAGCTTCCAGAAGAACCCCAAAGACCTACAGGACTGACATGACACAGACCATCGAAACGCCAATCACGGGCACCGCCACCACAGCCGGCGCCCGCGCCCACGCCAGGGAACAGCACGGCAAAACCGCGGAGACCATGCGCCACGTGCCGGCAGCTTCCGCACCGGCCCACCTTCTGGCCGGAATGCCCGACGGCGCGTCCCCCACATGGGCCGAATCCCTCGCCTTTGGCCGCTACACCACCATGTCCCTGGCCCGCGGCACCCGGATCCGGCTCACGGACACCGCCGGCGACGCCTGCGTGCACACCCTCCTGTACCGCGCCGGCGCCAGTCACGAACGCCTCAACGTGGCCGACACCGTCAAGGTCCCCTGGCAGGCATACCCCGGCGCGGGCCACCCGCTGCTGTCCGACGCCGGGCGCCTGATGGCAACCATCGTCGCCGATACGTCCTCCCGGCACGACGCACTGACCGGCGCCACCACCCTCGCCGGCAACACCACAAAGTACGGCGCCGGAACCGTCCACAGCGCCGCACCGGCGGCACGCGAACTGCTCACCCTGGCCGCCCTCAAGAACGGCCTGGGCACCCGGGACGTGGCGCCGTCGCTCTCCTTCTTCAAGGGCATCACCGTGAACCCGGCCGGGAGCATCACCTTCACCGGCAGCGCCGGACCGGGTGCCGCCGTCGAACTCCTGCTCCAGATGGACGCGGTACTGGTCCTGGCCAACACCGCCCACCCGCTGGACCCGCGCGCTGACTTCACCGGGACGGCCGTCGACATCCTCGCCTGGCACGCGCCGCAGGACCTCGCCGCACTGGAAGCCGGCAGCGTGGCCGGACCATTGGCCCCGGAACACCTGCAGGCCCTCCGCAACACCGAACACGACCTCGCCGCTAGGAACGCCCGATGAACACTGCAATCGATACCAGGTCAACCCCTGACGCAGCCGACACTGCCCTCGCTTCCGGCGCCGTGGTCCTTGACGAATTCGTTGAAGCCCGCGGCCCCTGGTCCGCAGTGGTGGCAGCCGGCGACGTGCTGACCATCGTGGACCTGGAAGGCAACCAGGCGGTGGACTGCCTGCTCTACGCCGCGGCCGACACCGCCGTCCGCTACTCGGCGGCGGCCACCATCGCCGCACAGCAGTCAATCGTCCTCACCACCGGTTCGGTCCTCCGGGCAGACAGCGGCGCGCCGCTGATGACCGTCGTGGCGGACGAAGTGGGCGTGCACGACACCATCGGCGGCGCCTGCTCCCAGGAATCCAATACCCTCCGCTACGGCCAGCACACCCGCGAACAGCACGCCTGCGTGGAGAACTTCCTGATCGAGGGTTCCCGCTGGGGCCTGGGCAAGCGGGACCTGGTGTCCAACATCAACTGGTTCATGAACGTCCCCGTGGACCCGGACGGCGCCCTGGGCATCGTGGACGGCCTGTCCGCCCCCGGAAAACGCGTGGCACTGAAGGCCGAGGTAGACACCCTGGTGCTCGTCTCCAACTGCCCGCAGATCAACAACCCGTGCAACGGCTTCAATCCCACACCCGTCCGCATGATCGTCACCCGGCCGGAGGCTGCACTGTGAACACCCCAAACCTTTTCGACACCCTCCTGATCGCCAACCGCGGTGAGATCGCCTGCCGCATCATCGAATCCGCCCGCAAGCTGGGGCTCCGGACCGTCGCCGTCTTCTCGGAGGCGGACCGCGGCGCCAAGCACGTTCGGCTCGCCGACGAAGCCGTGCTGCTGGGGCCCGCGCCGGCCAAGGAGTCCTACCTCCGGGTGGACGCAATCCTTGCCGCCGCCAAGGAAACCGGCGCGGGCGCCATCCACCCCGGCTACGGTTTCCTATCCGAGGACGCAGCCTTCGCCGAGGCTGTGGAGGCAGCCGGACTGGTGTTCGTGGGCCCCACTGCCGAGCAGTTGCGCATCTTCGGCACCAAGCACACAGCGCGCGACGCCGCCCGGGCGGCCGGGGTGCCCATGATCTCCGGTTCCGGGCTGCTTGAGGACGTGGACGCCGCCGTCGCGGCCTCCGCCACGATCGGCTTCCCGCTGATGCTCAAGGCCACCGGCGGGGGCGGCGGAATCGGCATGACGGTCTGCCGCTTCGAGGCCGAACTGGTGGAAAGCTTCCCCCGGGTGGCGCGCCTGGCCGGTGCCAGCTTCGGCACCGCAGGGGTTTTCGCCGAGCGTTACGTGGAGAACGCGCGGCACGTGGAGGTACAGATCTTCGGCGACGGCGAAGGCCGGGTGGTCAGCCTGGGCGACCGGGATTGCTCCCTGCAGCGCCGCCACCAGAAAGTCCTCGAGGAAGCACCCGCCCCGGACCTGCCGGCAGAGCTGCGGGAGGAACTGCACCGCAGCTCGCGCGCCCTCTGCGCGTCCCTTAACTACCGCTCCGCCGGCACCGTGGAGTTCGTCTATGACTCCGCCCGCAAGGAGGCCTCCTTCCTGGAAGTCAACGCCCGGCTCCAGGTGGAGCACCCGGTCACCGAGGCCGTGACCGGCGTGGACCTGGTGGAATGGATGCTCCGCCTGGCTCAGGGCGGCAGCGAAGCCCGGGCAGTCCTGGCAGACGTTCCGGACGCATTGCCGGTGGCCGGGCACGCCGTGGAAGCCCGCGTCTACGCCGAAGACCCTGCGCGCGGGTTCCAGCCCAGCGCCGGAACCGTCACCAACGCCGCCTACCCCACGGCAGCAGAAGCCCGCGTGGACGCCTGGGTGGAAACCGGCACTGACGTCTCCACCAACTACGATCCGCTCCTGGGCAAGGTCATCACCTCCGGCACAAGCCGCACCGACGCCTTCGACCGGCTCGCCGCAGCCCTGGAAAACACCCGGATCGACGGGATCGAGACCAACTTGGGGCTGTTCCGCGCCGTGAGCGGCATGGACGTGGTCCGCGCGGTCCAGCACTCCACCAGCACCCTGGACAATGTGGGGGACCCGGAGCCGCGCATCACGGTGGGCCGCCCCGGCCTGCAGACCAGTGTGCAGGACTGGCCGGGCCGCACCGGCCTCTGGCAGATCGGTGTCCCGCCGAGCGGCCCCATGGACGACCTCTCCTTCCGGCTTGGCAACACCGCCCTTGGCAACCCCGAAGGCGCGCCGGGGCTCGAGTTCACCATGACCGGACCCAGCCTGATTTTCACGCACGCCACCACGGTTTGCGTCACCGGCGCGAAAGTCACGGTGACGGTTGACGGAACAGAGGTGCCCGCCTGGACCCCAGTGACTGTCCCGGCAGGGGGAAGGCTCGACGTGGGCACGGCTTCCGGCAAGGGCCTGCGCGGCTACATCCTGTTCCAGGGCGGCCTGGACATTCCCAAGTACCTGGGCAGCGCCTCCACCTTCACCTTGGGCCAGTTCGGCGGCCACGCCGGCCGGGTGCTGCGTGCGGGGGACGTGCTGCGCGCTGTCCGGCAGGCCGCAGGGCAGGAAGTACCCACGGCAGCCGTCCCCCTCGACAGCCGTCCCGCCCTCACCACAACTTGGGAGCTGGCTGTGGCCGAGGGCCCGCACGGCGCCCCGGAGTTCTTCCAGCGCGAGGATATCGAGGAGCTGTACAGCGCAGAGTACGAGGTCCACTTCAACTCCGCCCGCACCGGCGTGCGCCTCATCGGCCCCAAACCGCGCTGGGCACGGACCGACGGCGGCGAAGCAGGCCTGCACCCCTCCAACATCCACGACACCGCCTACTCGGTGGGTGCCCTGGACTTCACCGGCGACACCCCCATCCTGCTCGGCCCGGACGGACCCAGCCTGGGCGGCTTCGTTTGCCCCGTCACCGTGGTGACGGCCGAACGCTGGAAGCTCGGCCAGCTGCGCCCCGGGGACAAGGTCCGGTTCGTGCCCATCAAAGCCGGCCAGGCGCCGTCGGCCAAGGACCTGGGACCCGGCCGCCAGCTGGTCCTCCCGAGCGACGCTGATTGGTCGTCAAGCCCGTCTGTGGCAGCCACGGCGACCAACCGCGGCTTCCGCGGCGATGGCGACGACGGCGTGCTGGGCCGGGTGCCGGAAGGTTCCGGCCGGCCCGCGGTCACCTACCGCCGCTCCGGCGACGACAACCTGCTGGTGGAATACGGCGAGATGGTGCTGGACCTTGGTCTGCGCGCCCGGGTGCACGCCCTGCACCAGCACATCGAGCAGCTCCGCGTGCCAGGCGTCGTTGACCTCACCCCGGGAATCCGGTCGCTGCAGATCAAGGTGGACCCATCGGTCCTGTCCACCACCAGGCTGCTCGACCTGGTCCAGGAAGTCGAGGCCGCGCTGCCCGCCAGTTCCGAACTGGTGGTTCCCAGCCGCACCGTCCGGCTGCCGCTGTCCTGGGACGATCCCGCCACCCGCGAGGCGATCGAACGCTACATGGCCGGTGTCCGTGATGATGCCCCCTGGTGCCCCTGGAACATCGAGTTCATCCGCCGGATCAACGGCCTGGACTCGGTCAACGACGTCTTCGACACCGTCTTTAACGCCGAATACCTGGTGCTGGGGCTGGGGGATGTCTACCTGGGCGCGCCGGTGGCCACCCCGCTGGACCCCCGCCACCGCCTGGTCACCACCAAGTACAACCCGGCCCGCACCTGGACACCGGAGAACGCCGTGGGAATCGGCGGCGCCTACATGTGCATCTACGGCATGGAAGGTCCCGGTGGCTACCAGTTCGTGGGCCGCACCACCCAGGTGTGGTCGCGCTACGCGGACTCGGCCCCGTTCGAGCCCGGTTCACCCTGGCTGCTGCGCTTCTTCGACCGGATCTCCTGGTACCCGGTCAGCCCGGAGGAACTCCTGGACCTGCGCGCCGACATGGCTGCCGGGCGTGGCCGGGGCGTCGAGATCGAGGAAGGCACCTTCTCGCTTGCCGAGCACGAAAAGTTCCTGGCGGAGAACAGCGGGTCCATCGAGGCATTCCGGGAAAAGCAGGGAGCCGCCTTCGCCGTCGAGCGGCAGGCATGGGCCGACGCCGGCGAGTTCGACCGCGCGGACGCGCTGGCCGCCGTCGTCACTCCCGTAGTGGATGACGTGGAGGTCCCTGAGGGCGGCTCGCTCGTTTCGGCGCCCTTCGCGGCGAGCGTCTGGAAGGTGGACGTGGCGGCCGGGGACCGGGTGGTGAAAGGCCAGCCGCTGGTATCGCTGGAGGCAATGAAGATGGAAACGGTCCTGGAAGCTCCCTGCGACGGCGTGGTGCTCCGCGTCCTGCCGGCGGCCGGGGGCCAGGTAGTGGCGGGCGAGGCAGTGGTGGTGCTTGGCGCAGCCGGACCTGCAGGGCTGGAAGAGCTGGAACTGGAAGAGGCAGCAGTATGAGCGCGGCAAGCAGTGGCAAGGCAACCGGGCGCGTAAAGGCGGCGCTCGCGGCACTGGAAACAGTGGACCGGCCGGAAATCTGGATCACGCTCCGCAGCGGGGAAGACCTCCTGGCCGAGGCGGCGTCCATCGATGCCGCCCTGGGGGCCGGCGCGGACCTTCCGCTGGCCGGGCTGCTGCTGGCCGTCAAGAACAACGTTGACGTGGCAGGCATCCCCACCACGGCCGCGTGCCCGGGCTTTGCCTACACACCGGACAAGGATGCCGAAGCGGTGGCCCGGCTCCGCGCCGCCGGCGCCCTGGTCCTGGGTGCCAGCAACCTGGACCAGTTCGCCACCGGACTGGTGGGGACGCGCAGCCCCTACGGCGCCGTCCGCGACTCGCGCCGGCCCGAGTACATCTCCGGCGGATCCAGTTCCGGCTCCGCGGTGGCCGTGGCGCTGGGGCTGGTGGACATCGCGATCGGTACGGACACGGCAGGCTCCGGCCGTGTTCCGGCCGGGCTGCAGGGCATCGTGGGCATCAAGGCAACCCTGAACGTCGTCTCCACAGCCGGGGTGGTTCCCGCCTGCAGGTCCTGGGACGCGGTCACCATCTTTGCCCGGCACCTGTCCACCGCCGAGCTCGCCATGGGCGTCATGGCAGGCAACTCCCGGGAGTGGCCGGCGGACATCCGTTTGGCTGCACCGGAACGGCCCCGGGTGGCCTATCCGGTCAGCCTGCCCGCGTTGCCTGATGCTTGGGCCGCCGAATTCCACCGCAACGTGGACCGGCTTCAGTCCCTGGGTGTGGAGGTGGAAGCCATTGAATTCGGTGCCTTCCTCGAAGCCGCCCGGCTGCTGTACGACGGTGGGCTGGTAGCCGAGCGCTACGCCGCCGTGGGCAGCTTCCTCGAAGAGTACGACGCCGGCACGGCTGGCCAGGCGGGCATCGACCCCACCGTGGAACGCATCATCCGCGCGGCCGGGACAGTGCCCGCGCACCGGTACGTCAACGACACCGCCAAGCTGGAAGCACTGAAGCAAAAGGCGATGGCGCAGCTCGAAGGGTTCGACGCCCTGCTGATCCCCACCACGCCGTTCCACCCCACCCTGGCCGAGGTGGCTGCGGATCCGGTGGGGGTGAATTCGCTGATGGGCACCTACACCAACTTCTGCAACCTGTTCGATCTCTGCGCCGTGGCAGTGCCGGCCGGCGAAGTGGACGGCGCCCAGTTCGGGCTGACGGTGGTGGGCAGGACCTTCGATGATGCCGTGGCGGCGGATATCGCCCGCCGCCTGGAGGTCACCCCGGAAGCTCCCGCCCTTTTCGCTCCCGGGGCGGCAGCTGAGGTTGACGGCAACGGTGCCCAACCGTCGTCGTCCGTGCCATGGCCGCTGGCAGCCGGTGCAACGGCCGTGCCGCTGGTGGTGGTGGGTGCGCACCGAAAGGGCCAGCCGCTGGCGCCGCAGCTCGAAGTCCTCGGCGCCGCCTGGGTTGGCCCGGTCCGGACCGCGGCCCGCTACCGCATGGTGGCGCTGGACACCGTGCCGCCCAAGCCAGGGGTGTACCGGTCCGAGGACGGCGCGGAACTGGTGGGGGAGAAGTGGCTGCTGTCGCCGGCGGCCCTGGGGACGTTCCTGGCCTCCCTCCCCGAACCCATGCTGCTGGGATCCGTGCGGATGTCAGACGGCTCCACCGCCGTCGGGTTCGCCTGTGATGCCGTTGCCGCCGCGGGCGGTGAGGACATCACCGCCTGGGGTGACTGGCTGGCGGACCGGAGCGTGGAGCCGAAGCCCCGGACGGTGTGGCGGGACTTGGGGGAGGCCGCCCTGGCGGGGTTCAGCCGCGGGGAGCGCGGATAGCGTCAGCTGCATCCGGGCGGGACTCCCCGTCCTGACGTTCTTCCGTGAAGTACGCCGCGATGTCCGCCACCAGTTCCTTTACCGCTGCCGGGATGGAGCCGTGGAAGCACTTGGGGGAGAGCAGGTAGGTGCTGCCCGGAACTGCCTGGTGCAGCCGCTGGGCTGTTTCCTTGTAGTAGGCAGGACTCTTGCCGCCGGCCATGAAATGGGTGTTTGCAGGCAGCACGCTGAAGTCCCGGGCATGGTCCTTCTCGTCGTAGGCCGCGCGCAGTTCGCCCACCCCGCTGGGCATGACCTGGCGGAACATTTTGTTGATCCTGGTCCTGGACAACACGGCCATCAGGCCGGCCAGGACGGGTTCGGGGATCCTGGCCATGGTTGAGCCCGGGCTGGTGGCCTTCTTCATGTGCGCCAGCGCATGGCCCACCCTGCCCTGGTTCACGGCATCCTCGAATCCGTCCAGCCAGGCGGTGTCGATGCTGCCGTCGATGTTCACCGCCGCGTCATACACCGCCAGCTTGTCCGGGACAAAGGCGGTTCCGGTGAACTCCTGCACCGCATTCAGGGCCACCGCTCCGCCAAGGCTGTGGCCCAAAATGTTCCGGGCGCCGGTGGCGCGCAGGACCGTCCGGACATCCTCGATTTCGGTGGCCATGGAGTAGTCCGCCGGTTGTTCGGACGAGTTTCCCCGGCCCCGCCGGTCATAGACGTCTACCGCCCAGCCGTCCCCCAGGCCCTTCGCCAGGGCAATCGAGAACGGGCGGTAGATCAACGCCGTCAGGAACGCGCCGCCAATCAGCAGCACCCGCCGGTCGCCGGGCGCCTCTTCGGTGCCGTAACTGTACAAAGCCAGCCTGCCGCCGTCGTGCGTTGGAAGTACGCGTTCTTTCACCAGCCCATCCTAGGGTGCACACCTGCGCGGCAACTGGGAGCCCGGGTACCCAATGCCCGGTAAACTTGTGGATTGTGACTTCCCAAAACACCCCCTCGCCCAAGAACGCCCCTGAGCCCGTCGATGCCAGCGAGCAGATGCGGATCCGGATGGAAAAGCGCGCCAAACTCCTGGAGCGCGGCGCTGAGGCGTACCCGGTGGGTGTGGAGCGGACGCACTCGCTCGCCGAGATCCGGGAAAAGTACGCCCACCTCGAGGCGGACGATACCACCGGCGACACCGTGGGCGTTACCGGCCGCGTCGTCTTTATCCGCAATACCGGCAAGCTCTGCTTCGCCACGCTGCAGGAAGGCGGCACCGACGGGAAGGCCACCCGCCTGCAGGCCATGCTGAGCCTGGCCAACGTCGGTGAGGAAGCGCTCGCCGACTGGAAGGCACTGGTTGACCTCGGTGACCACGTGTTCATCAAGGGCGAGGTCATCTCCTCCCGCCGCGGAGAGCTGTCCATCATGGCAGATTCCTGGTCCATGGCCTCCAAGGCACTGCGCCCGCTGCCGGTCCTGCACGCGGACCTGAACGAGGAAACCCGCGTCCGCCAGCGCTACGTTGACCTGATGGTCCGTGACGAGGCCCGCGAAATGGTCTACACCCGCGCCGCCATCACCCGCTCCATCCGCGAAACGCTGTTCCGGCACCGCTACGTGGAAGTGGAAACCCCCATCCTGAACCTGGTCCACGGCGGTGCACTTGCCCGCCCGTTCGAGACCCACATGAACGCCTTCGACCAGAAGATGACCCTGCGCATCGCCACCGAGCTGTACCTCAAGCGCGCCGTGGTGGGCGGGATCGACCGCGTGTACGACATGGGGCGCGTGTTCCGCAACGAGGGCGTGGACTCCACCCACAGCCCCGAATTCACCACCCTTGAGTGCTACGAGGCCTGGGCGGACCAGTTCGTCATGGCCGAGCGGATAAAGGAAATCATCCTCGACGCCGCCGACGCCGTGGGTGCCGGCCGTGTCCTGCAGACCGAGGCCGGCGAGATCAACCTCGACGGCGAGTGGGCATGGCTGGCCGTCTACCCCGGACTTTCCGACGCCGTTGGGCAGGAAATCACGCCGGACACGCCCGCTGAGGTGCTTCGCGGGATCGCGGAAAAGCACGACGTCAAGGTGGACCCCAAATGGGACGCCGAGAAGCTGGCTGTTGAGCTGTTCGGCGAGATTGTCGAACCAACCCTGCTGAACCCCACCTTCGTCTACGACTACCCGCCGTCTGCCCAGCCGCTGGCCCGCCCGCACCGCGAGGACGGCCGGCTGATCGAGGCCTGGGATCTGATTATCGGCGGCATGGAACGCGGCACCGCCTTCTCCGAGCTGATCGACCCCGTCATCCAGCGCGAACGGCTTACCGAGCAGTCCCTGCACGCGGCCGCCGGTGACGTGGAGGCCATGCAGCTCGACGAGGACTTCCTGCGCGCCCTTGAATACGGTGCCCCGCCCATGGGCGGCATCGGCCTGGGCATCGACCGGCTGGTCATGCTCTTCACGGGCGCCGGCATCCGCGAGACCATCCTGTTCCCCCTGCTGAAGCCCGAAGGGCACTGATCATGGAATACGTGGCAGTTATTCTTCCCTCGTTGGTGGTGGGCCTGCTGTTCTGGTTCGCCATGAAGGCAATTTTTAACGCGGACAAGGCCGAGCGGCAGGCGGAGGCCCGCGCGCAGGCCGAAGCCGATTCCCTCCCGGCGCAGCCAGCGGACCGTCCCGGCCCGGAATCCAAATAGATA
Proteins encoded in this window:
- the uca gene encoding urea carboxylase; this translates as MNTPNLFDTLLIANRGEIACRIIESARKLGLRTVAVFSEADRGAKHVRLADEAVLLGPAPAKESYLRVDAILAAAKETGAGAIHPGYGFLSEDAAFAEAVEAAGLVFVGPTAEQLRIFGTKHTARDAARAAGVPMISGSGLLEDVDAAVAASATIGFPLMLKATGGGGGIGMTVCRFEAELVESFPRVARLAGASFGTAGVFAERYVENARHVEVQIFGDGEGRVVSLGDRDCSLQRRHQKVLEEAPAPDLPAELREELHRSSRALCASLNYRSAGTVEFVYDSARKEASFLEVNARLQVEHPVTEAVTGVDLVEWMLRLAQGGSEARAVLADVPDALPVAGHAVEARVYAEDPARGFQPSAGTVTNAAYPTAAEARVDAWVETGTDVSTNYDPLLGKVITSGTSRTDAFDRLAAALENTRIDGIETNLGLFRAVSGMDVVRAVQHSTSTLDNVGDPEPRITVGRPGLQTSVQDWPGRTGLWQIGVPPSGPMDDLSFRLGNTALGNPEGAPGLEFTMTGPSLIFTHATTVCVTGAKVTVTVDGTEVPAWTPVTVPAGGRLDVGTASGKGLRGYILFQGGLDIPKYLGSASTFTLGQFGGHAGRVLRAGDVLRAVRQAAGQEVPTAAVPLDSRPALTTTWELAVAEGPHGAPEFFQREDIEELYSAEYEVHFNSARTGVRLIGPKPRWARTDGGEAGLHPSNIHDTAYSVGALDFTGDTPILLGPDGPSLGGFVCPVTVVTAERWKLGQLRPGDKVRFVPIKAGQAPSAKDLGPGRQLVLPSDADWSSSPSVAATATNRGFRGDGDDGVLGRVPEGSGRPAVTYRRSGDDNLLVEYGEMVLDLGLRARVHALHQHIEQLRVPGVVDLTPGIRSLQIKVDPSVLSTTRLLDLVQEVEAALPASSELVVPSRTVRLPLSWDDPATREAIERYMAGVRDDAPWCPWNIEFIRRINGLDSVNDVFDTVFNAEYLVLGLGDVYLGAPVATPLDPRHRLVTTKYNPARTWTPENAVGIGGAYMCIYGMEGPGGYQFVGRTTQVWSRYADSAPFEPGSPWLLRFFDRISWYPVSPEELLDLRADMAAGRGRGVEIEEGTFSLAEHEKFLAENSGSIEAFREKQGAAFAVERQAWADAGEFDRADALAAVVTPVVDDVEVPEGGSLVSAPFAASVWKVDVAAGDRVVKGQPLVSLEAMKMETVLEAPCDGVVLRVLPAAGGQVVAGEAVVVLGAAGPAGLEELELEEAAV
- a CDS encoding alpha/beta fold hydrolase, translated to MKERVLPTHDGGRLALYSYGTEEAPGDRRVLLIGGAFLTALIYRPFSIALAKGLGDGWAVDVYDRRGRGNSSEQPADYSMATEIEDVRTVLRATGARNILGHSLGGAVALNAVQEFTGTAFVPDKLAVYDAAVNIDGSIDTAWLDGFEDAVNQGRVGHALAHMKKATSPGSTMARIPEPVLAGLMAVLSRTRINKMFRQVMPSGVGELRAAYDEKDHARDFSVLPANTHFMAGGKSPAYYKETAQRLHQAVPGSTYLLSPKCFHGSIPAAVKELVADIAAYFTEERQDGESRPDAADAIRAPRG
- the atzF gene encoding allophanate hydrolase — its product is MSAASSGKATGRVKAALAALETVDRPEIWITLRSGEDLLAEAASIDAALGAGADLPLAGLLLAVKNNVDVAGIPTTAACPGFAYTPDKDAEAVARLRAAGALVLGASNLDQFATGLVGTRSPYGAVRDSRRPEYISGGSSSGSAVAVALGLVDIAIGTDTAGSGRVPAGLQGIVGIKATLNVVSTAGVVPACRSWDAVTIFARHLSTAELAMGVMAGNSREWPADIRLAAPERPRVAYPVSLPALPDAWAAEFHRNVDRLQSLGVEVEAIEFGAFLEAARLLYDGGLVAERYAAVGSFLEEYDAGTAGQAGIDPTVERIIRAAGTVPAHRYVNDTAKLEALKQKAMAQLEGFDALLIPTTPFHPTLAEVAADPVGVNSLMGTYTNFCNLFDLCAVAVPAGEVDGAQFGLTVVGRTFDDAVAADIARRLEVTPEAPALFAPGAAAEVDGNGAQPSSSVPWPLAAGATAVPLVVVGAHRKGQPLAPQLEVLGAAWVGPVRTAARYRMVALDTVPPKPGVYRSEDGAELVGEKWLLSPAALGTFLASLPEPMLLGSVRMSDGSTAVGFACDAVAAAGGEDITAWGDWLADRSVEPKPRTVWRDLGEAALAGFSRGERG